The genome window CGACACAACATCCCTCAAGCCAGGTTTTGATCCGAGCAACAAACCTATTGTGACTTGGCAAGGATGGCAGCGCATTGACAAACATGAAACTGAAGCGGGAAAAGCGAAGGGCAAGCCACGGGAGAAGATAGTCAGTATTCCAGAGATGCTGCGTATTGCAGGTGTTTAATATGTGTGCTAAGAATCAGGAATCATGTTACTCATGATGTTTTTATAGAATGTTGACGTAGAAATGTTGTAAATAGGCCTTttcatattgtattttaattgtgcTAAGATAAAAGCTAGTTTTCCAAATTCccagtgtttttatttaattgcaaaatggAGCAAACTATAACGCCTGAACCTCATCTGGTACCAGGGTAAGACCCTAGATATAGAATGTTCTGTGCATTTGTAGAAATCACCTCCCATTGTTAGCTATACTGGCCATTGTGCCCAGAATCGCGATCGTGTTGGCAAATCTTATGGCATCCAGACGCACAAGTTGCTTATCGATCCATGCATTAACCATGCGCCAGAACTAATTGTAACGCCCATCGACGCTAAGCCCGATCTCAAGGATTATCCCACCCAGAGTGAATTGAAGACGCTGCGTGATCGCGAGGAATTCGTTGACTCCGTTTACAGGCATCCCATAATACCCGGTTATGCAGGTTTTGTGCCCAACATGTTTACACAAACCGGCAAACGGTATGTGGCAGCCGCCACTGCAGGCGTAGCTCAACATGAGGACCTCATGCAACGTTATCGCTGTGATAGACGCACACTGCGTCATCGTGATCTACTCGAGAGTGGCAACGGTCTCTTCGAGCACCAACTGAATGAGCGATTGGTGAGTACATTTAGAGGGTTGAAGGAGTTCCTGCTACATGTACACCTCTAAACAGCTACCGGGAACCACTTATCGTGCCCCATTAATACCGGTGACTGGACGTTCCAAGGGCATAAAGCAGGAAAAGTGTCCGCCAACGACAGAGAAGCTGAAGTACAGCAAGTTCACAACGCCACATTTCCTGGACGATGACGATAAGGACAAGTTCATCATTAATGGCTATGCTGCCCATATTCCAATGGCTGTGACGCGGTTCGGAGAGCCAAGCAAGGTGCTGACCCATCATGCTCTCTGCAGCTTCTCCAACTACATGTATAAGAAGAAACGTGACAAGTGGTGTTGTGGCCAGGACTTGACCACACCCGCCATCCAATGTCCGCCAGTTGGTCACTTTGTGCTCTATCACAACGATCATGGCATGAATCCCAGCTATGCCGGTCATGTGCCGGGacatttatacaaatttggtCGCACATACGGTAAGACAACGTATCATGCGAAACGGTGGTTGGAAATCCATAAGGATCTTGTTGTTTTGCCTGAAATTGCCAATTTAGATTATGAATATTAGGTTTCgctttacaaaataaaatgtacacAATAAACACCGCCCGCCgattatgttttttaaataatacgcCATAAAACGATAACGTGTATCGATACATTCATTGAAGCAACATTGCGTAAAGGCTCAACTGTTGCAGCTCATTTGCCAATGCTGTTAATTGTTTCCATTAAGTTAATTTAAGTATTAATTTAAACCATTCTACAaaagataatttaaaataatttctacaTTATAATTCAACTTTGTTTACCGATAATTTATAGATACTGTTAATTGCAGTATTtagaaatgttaatttaagCGCCGAACTCACCACCATAGTGGTGTGTtgacacacaaacaacacatCCTCTCTTTAGCTAGCAATAGCTTCTACGTCGTTGCACTAGTGGTTAAGTAAAATAAGTTTTCATCGAATTGAGGTGTTCAAATTATTCGGATCGATGTCAATGCCGTGATCAATTATTGTTTAGTGCCTCAAGTGCTTGGCAAAAATGTAAACGCTGCAGTTTGGACAACAAAACGCGTAAAAAATTCCATGAacgccaaaagaaaaaaatctcTTCCGAATCGAACaattcaaacacacacatagtgcCGCACTGTTTTTACCGTCGACCTAATATACGTACCGCAGTGAGTGTGAGCGAGTTAAGCAGTACTGTACGGAGATAACATACATTTGTGTACCTACCTCTCTTCAAGTGGTGAGTTGAATGCCGATTATTGCACCCTGCACGCAATTGTGGCGCGCGGCATATAAGTGCAGCAATTGTGGGGCTAACAAGAAGTGAAAATCAACATGTATCAACGATTTGTGCCTCAACTCTCTGAAAATTCTTATCAGCAAAAGATAAAGATTATGTGCCAGAGCCCAGTTCAAATCCCAAACAGTGTTCGAGTAGAGAATTAGAGGTTCGAAGAGGTTATAATTCGGTCGGTGTGATCCTACCGCAACTTGTTTATTAAAGGCGAACAAacgaataaaaataaaaacaaaaaaatacatgcacacatacatacacatatgtaatTTGTTATAGAAGGTGAGATTTACGACTGCATGTTGAGTTGCTCTGTTGATAGGAGAGAATGCAAAGTGAGTGAAATTCAAGAATGAGAACGTATAGAGAACTTGGAAAAACCGCCAAAATGGGttgagtttgttttgcatCGATTTTCCGGCCGCCTAATAATTATTAATCCTcccatttttgcattttcaaaaattgcaGCACGAAAGAAATGAGTGAAACGCAAAGCATCGAGAAATCGACCACCCCCCCACGATGCAGTGAAGAGTGAAGTGCAGCAAAATCAAGAAGTGGACGCAGCTGCTCCATCAGTGGCCACCAGTGTTAAAGAATCATCATCCAAAGATATCGTCGAGTCAGCAGAAGAAGCAAAACCAATGGACACGGATAATGTGCAGGCACACAGCGATCACAGCTTAAGTGTCAAACAGTTGAATGCCACAGTGAGCAACGCCATAGTGGACATCAATACGCTGACTCCGTCAACACCTTCACAGACGCCACCCCAGCTGCTGGCGGCTGAAGCATccgcaactgcagcagcagcagcgacagcaacaacatcagccaTACCAGAGAATATTCTATCGCCACCCAAGTCAGAGACCCAAACGGATGAAACAAATACAGCCACGTCGACATCATGCTCCCCAGCATCCGAGGGTCAGCGATCGCCAGTCGGTGAAACGGAAACACAGATGCCACAAGCAAAGGAGCcaacaactgcaaaacaaGAGCTGTTGGATCAGgcaactgcaacggcaacgacggTCAATGGCACCATTCCAAAGTCGGGAGGCAAACCGCTGGTCACGGCACTCAACAAGAAACTGAATAAGTCAGCATCAACATCGCCTCGTGCATCACGAACGCGCAAACCGAAGGCTTTGCCCATGTACGAGAGCGAAATCAGTGACAACAAAGTGGGCATCAAGTTGTGCATCAAAAAGTCAGATGCCGTTGCCACGGCAACAGAATTGTCCATGGGTGCGACGGCTGCAGTAACTTCTCCAACGGTGGCCCACAAACCGGCAGCTCCATCGAAACCAGCACGGAAACGCGTTCGCAAACCAAAGCCACAAGATAGTGATGACGGCGAGTCTGAACCACGCAAGAAAAAAGGTGGAGGAGGCGGCAgcggaggcagcagcaacaatgggGAGCGACAGAAGAAAATATCAACAAGCAGCAGTACGGACAAGGAGCCAGTCGAGCAGAGTGCGTGGGGCCTAAAGTTACCTGAAGAAGTGCTCTTTCGTGTAAGACAACGAAGTCGGACAAAGAACTTTAGAAGTCTATTTTACAAATTCCTTTTAATTTACAGATATTTCAACTTGTTGTCGATAAGGAGGGCTGTTTGCCGACACTATTTCGCCTGGGTCGAGTGTGTTCGCTGTGGCGACAGGTTTCACTAAGGCCAACACTGTGGCGCACCATGGATTTGACCACCTGGATTAAAGAAAAGTATCGAACGGAACTCAAGCTTAAATGGTTTGTGGATAATCGCTGCAGCGCTTGTACTGAATTGAATGTTTGTAAGTAGCTTGTAATCTTtaactacaatatttattgtaacCCAATTGTCATTTTGTAATTCGCAGCCAATTGGAAGGTAACAGACATTAATTGCTTCCTTCTTAAACTGTCCAATGGTTGTCCGAATCTTACGGGCATCACATTAGCTGGTTGGAAAAGTTTGACAACAGATCAGTTGTCATTTCTGGTCGATAACATGCAAAAGCTACAGCGAATAGACTTGAGCTCTATCAATGTATGTTAATCAGATGCAGTTCATCTAAGTCTAAATCGtttgttattaattgtttCCATATTATAGGTGGAAATGAATGCCAGCAAGAGCGCTGTGGGAATTAATTCACTTTGCAGTGCATTACAAGTAATGGGCAGTAGATTGACCCACCTCTATTTAGCACACAATCGTCTTGCGGGCATACCCAATATTGTCAGCATACTTGCGGTACAGTAATAATAGATTCAAGTGTTAAGGAAAGCATATTAACTGAATGCCTACTTCCATTTCCAAATTACAGGCGCATTGTCCAAACTTGACACTCCTGGATCTCTCAAATGTCACCACACAGGCAACTTCACACGGCGTGCTAAATATCGAGAAACTACAGCATGGATGCCAGAAATTAAAGGTGCTCCGTGTCACCAATTCACACATAACACCAAGCACAGCTAACATGCAGGAGATTGTAAGTAGCagacaaaataatttaattattagaGATTATTAATTTCGTCTTTCACAGATGGACTCACCTGGGTTTCCCGATCTCGAAGAGCTGTCCGTGGCTGCACTGACTGATGAAGCACGCATCATTAGCGATGATCATTTACAGCGCATATTGAAGAGCAGCTCAAAGTTGAAGCTACTTGATGTACGCAATTGCACTCGCCTCACACACGAAAGTCTAATTCGTCTACCGGCATGGGATATCAAACATTTATTTCTCTCGGGCTGCTCGGTTACCCGTGATGTGGGGTACGTTGTCATACAAATTATTagaattagttttaattaataacattcATTTGCGTTTGTGCAGTTCTGGACTAGAATTAATTGCATCAAAGTGGGCACATAGTCTTATTGAGCTGGATCTGGCCTGGGCAAATGTCCAGCAACCCATAGACAATGCACTTCGTGCACTTGCGGAGAAGGGCAGTGAGTCTCCGTTGGCGTAAGTAAATGAATGTCGGCATGTCAGACAAATCTTTGACTATTTCTTTTTCCATTTACTGGCAGTCATTTGAATCTGTGTGGATCATCCGTTTCTGAGGAGGCAGTAAAGGAAATACTCACGAATTGTGTCCACATGAGCTCAATTAATCTAGCGTCGTGTCGTGGATTACCGCGAGGGGTGAAGCGACTAATGCAAGGACCACAGGAGCTGCACGAATTACGTGAGGTACTTGGAGTGCAATTGCGAGTGCAGTAGATGCACTCAAGAGCGGAAGGGAGTAGAGTGAAGTAGCAGCTATAAAAATTAACAGATGTCGTGGCAACAGTTCGCCAACAGTTCTGCGTAATTGGATTGCCACccaactaatttaatttgtttcatcACCTGTGAAAATggtttaatgttgttgttcgaGTTGTGACAGCAATGCAATAGTCGAAAATCGCTTCGCATCTTCCAATCatgctttcaatttttgtttctaGGCATCACCCTtgagttattattttatttttttgtgtaaatgcAATATAATTTAGTTGTTTCGAATTTCTGACGCGAAAACCATTTCACGTTACcaataatatcaaatatcgAAAATATTAACAGTGATGTGTTTAGATGATTATAAAGATAAtgttttttcatatatatatatatatcgattgATTAGAACATATTTAAGCCACTGATGACCACTGTATGTTtgtaaaatatgtatgcatatttaaGATTAAGTTAACGAGAgtaatttgtatgtttttgcaatacaaaacaattattaacaaataaaaagtagTCGTCAATTCAATGTCACTAAGACAGTTTGTAGGATGTTTTAACCAAGCaagaaatttgtaaataagTATTGGCGCTTAAGAATCATtctttattcaaattgaaaacatagtatacatactatatatatataaatatatatatcaatgaCTTTGATTTcaccatacacacacacgtatattaattaatcacacataaataaaagaaggaaaacaaaacaattcaattgttaAGCATTACTAGCAGTTAAGAGAAGGCAATTAAAggtacatttaattttaaataaaacaaattttaatattctgaACTAGTCTTCAAACTTTTCtctatacatatagtatatgggTACACATATCAAAGTCTAGAAAATGGTTTGTTTTCactaaataatttcattttattcaaattgtacGTACATAGTTTGCAACACTTTATTTTATCAGTTTATTATGAGCAAGTTATGTATGTGGGGCATGTCAGTAACTCTACAAAACGAATGTGCGTGCCATCCTATTTCTTCAGTTGGTCCACCTCTTGAATGTAATCCGTGCCAATCTTCACAATAGCAGCGCCTGTTCCCAATCCAGCCACTGTGGCCAGAAGTGCGTTATCTTTGGGCAGCGCTGACTTAATCAGGGCCCAGGCAAGCACGGATCCCATGCTGAAGAGAGTAGCTCCAagtattgcgtatacgccacgttTTCCATTCTTAACGTGCTTTAAGTGTGGACGACCGTAAATGTAAAAAGCACTGCCAACAATTGCCGAAATGAGAAATACATTTGTCAGATCTTTCTTGGGCAGCAACTGTGGAACGATTTGGGGATTCATGACGTTGACACTGAGTGCTCCATAGCTGACGACACCGTGCAGCGGTATGTAATAGTTGAAAACATTCTCCTTGGTGAAGGGTTTCAAACCCACTTTTTTCACAAATGGTGCAACCTTTATTCTGTGTGCTGGCcattgtttgtaatttttggATGcagtaaatgcaaaaaagtGCTGCTCTCTTAAGTTATGTAAATGTCAGTGTTGTCAAATGgttcaattataaaataataatgccGGTTTTCTTGTTTGAATCTGTTTACCAACAATTAATACACAAAAGCTTTAAAATCAGTATGTGTAcgtaatttgtattttattttttcattgattttgattaaatatgCAATGTATGTTGAAATAATGAATGAAGAGTTTGGTACATCCGCCACAATGAACCggcaacgaaaaaaaacatagtGGCAATGCTatgttttaaaaattccaataagAGCTGCACACAGGTAATAATTTCAAAGCTTTTAATGAATTCAtgttgtgtttattattataatatcgGAGCATGCATGAGGTCTTTATTGATAATTTATTATGCCAAGATATTTAGCGTTGTCATAGacgtaaaaataaaaatatgaagttCAGTCAAGCTACGGtacattatagtatttttggcAACGctaaattagtatattttgcaattgaacTTGCGGTCACGCTGAACTAAATCGTATAAAGTgctaaattttttttgcaactaggataagaaattaattaatgcacGTATTTAATGTGCAGAAGGAGACAACGTCAACGTGAAGTCACCACAAATTTCCCGCTACTACAACTGCTTCAGAGGCTTGGCCCGTCTACGAGATGTTGACGCACAAAACTTGCCAGGCACGGAAAAAAATGCAGGTGAGTAAAAGCCGATGATACCGATACGATACCGAAACACCGGGTATGGATTGCAAAAAAAGGAGGTTGCCTGCTTTTGCTAATTGGCATTCAAAATGGACGAATTAACGCTAGCATTGTGTGGTCTTTAATGaggcaatttattatttatactattCGCGATTACAGGTCTCCTTTGTGATACGAGACGCAGAGGAGAAACAGCATAGGAATGGTGTCAATGCTCTACAGCTGGATGCCAacaatggcaagttgtattCAGCGGGTCGAGATGCCATCATTCGCGTATGGAACACACGGACAGAGTCCAATGAGAAATATATTCAGTCCATGGAGCATCACAACGATTGGGTCAATGACATTGTGCTCTGCTGCAACGGTCGAAATTGTAAGAACAACCAATTCATTTTTGGGAAAATGTAttactagtttttttttgcagtgaTCAGCGCCAGCTGCGATACTACCGTCAAGGTGTGGAATGCCCACAAGGGATTCTGTATGTCCACACTACGTACTCACCGAGATTATGTACAGGCGCTGGCCTACGCCAAGGATCGCGAACAGGTGGCTAGTGCCGGTCTAGACAAAGCAATATTTCTGTGGGACGTGAATACGCTCACTGCGTTGactgccagcaacaacaccgTGACGACCTCTAGTCTAACAGGCTCGAAGGACTCCATCTATAGCCTGGCCATGAATCCCTCCGGTACTGTTATTGTGAGTGGCTCGACAGAGAACATATTGCGTATATGGGATCCCCGCACCTGCATGCGTAGCATGAAACTTCGCGGTCATACGGAAAACGTACGCTGCCTGGTTGTTTCGCCCGACGGCAATCAAGTGGTCTCCGGTAGCTCGGATGGCACGATTAAGGTGTGGAATCTGGGCCAACAGCGTTGCATACAGACTATACATGTACACAAGGAGGGCGTGTGGTCGCTGCTGATGAGTGAGAACTTTCAGTATATAATATCAGGCAGTAGGGATCGCAACATTATCGTAACGGAAATGCGCAATCCCAGCAACAAGATGCTTGTGTGCGAGGAGAAGGCGCCAGTGCTCAGTTTGGGCTACAACATTGACAAAACCGGTGTCTGGGCAACCACATGGAATTCAGATATTCGCTGCTGGAAGCTGCCCATGTATGACAGATGTACGCTCAGCTCTGGCGGCATGGATGCCCAATGGACGCAGGGTGGCACGGAATTGGCTTGCATTAAAGGTGGAGCTGCCATTAAAGAGTGCACTGTACTGAACGATAAGCGATATATTATCACAAAGGACTCACAGGATCAGGTGGTGGTATATGATGTGCTGCGCGTGGTCAAGAAAGAAGATCTGGGCCCAGTCGACTATGAGGAGGAGATTAAGAAGCGCAACAAACAAGTCTACATTCCAAATTGGTTTACAGTCGATCTAAAAACAGGCGTACGTGCGGTTTTTTATCGTATTTTATAGATTACATATAAGTATTGTTTTCTTTGTATAGATGCCAACGATAGTTTTGGGTCAAGAGGAAGTTGATTGTTTCTCGGCCTGGGTATCCATAGAGGCCGGCCTTCCAGAGTGTGATGAACCGACAACTGAGATGAAGGTATGTTGATCGCAAGGATTGGGACATTTGCTTAGTGAATTTACTATTGTCATATTCCAGATTAACTATGGAAAATTGCTGCTTGAGGCATTACTCGAGTATTGGACGCCACCGCACAGTATACCACCGAATGAAATGGAGCCTGACGTGCGTGGCAACGGCTACTTTCAAGTGCCAAAGCACACTCCAGTCATATTTAGGTGGgtgaattgaaaattttaaatttgcagttTGATCGCTGATttttcaattgtatttttagtgAGGTCGGCGGTCGTACTGTGTGTCGACTGTTGGT of Drosophila nasuta strain 15112-1781.00 chromosome 3, ASM2355853v1, whole genome shotgun sequence contains these proteins:
- the LOC132793952 gene encoding CIMIP2 protein GA14893, with protein sequence MEQTITPEPHLVPGYTGHCAQNRDRVGKSYGIQTHKLLIDPCINHAPELIVTPIDAKPDLKDYPTQSELKTLRDREEFVDSVYRHPIIPGYAGFVPNMFTQTGKRYVAAATAGVAQHEDLMQRYRCDRRTLRHRDLLESGNGLFEHQLNERLLPGTTYRAPLIPVTGRSKGIKQEKCPPTTEKLKYSKFTTPHFLDDDDKDKFIINGYAAHIPMAVTRFGEPSKVLTHHALCSFSNYMYKKKRDKWCCGQDLTTPAIQCPPVGHFVLYHNDHGMNPSYAGHVPGHLYKFGRTYGKTTYHAKRWLEIHKDLVVLPEIANLDYEY
- the LOC132793954 gene encoding LOW QUALITY PROTEIN: uncharacterized protein LOC132793954 (The sequence of the model RefSeq protein was modified relative to this genomic sequence to represent the inferred CDS: deleted 1 base in 1 codon) — protein: MASTQNKGCTICEKVGLKPFTKENVFNYYIPLHGVVSYGALSVNVMNPQIVPQLLPKKDLTNVFLISAIVGSAFYIYGRPHLKHVKNGKRGVYAILGATLFSMGSVLAWALIKSALPKDNALLATVAGLGTGAAIVKIGTDYIQEVDQLKK
- the LOC132793950 gene encoding WD repeat-containing protein 48 homolog, giving the protein MLTHKTCQARKKMQVSFVIRDAEEKQHRNGVNALQLDANNGKLYSAGRDAIIRVWNTRTESNEKYIQSMEHHNDWVNDIVLCCNGRNLISASCDTTVKVWNAHKGFCMSTLRTHRDYVQALAYAKDREQVASAGLDKAIFLWDVNTLTALTASNNTVTTSSLTGSKDSIYSLAMNPSGTVIVSGSTENILRIWDPRTCMRSMKLRGHTENVRCLVVSPDGNQVVSGSSDGTIKVWNLGQQRCIQTIHVHKEGVWSLLMSENFQYIISGSRDRNIIVTEMRNPSNKMLVCEEKAPVLSLGYNIDKTGVWATTWNSDIRCWKLPMYDRCTLSSGGMDAQWTQGGTELACIKGGAAIKECTVLNDKRYIITKDSQDQVVVYDVLRVVKKEDLGPVDYEEEIKKRNKQVYIPNWFTVDLKTGMPTIVLGQEEVDCFSAWVSIEAGLPECDEPTTEMKINYGKLLLEALLEYWTPPHSIPPNEMEPDVRGNGYFQVPKHTPVIFSEVGGRTVCRLLVRDAAGDSESTLLHETAPQWVTDVVIERNIPKFLKIPFFLQPHPQMTKPERTKKDRLVANEFIQCRKVCEHVLEKVLNAETTPSGGNANNSLQNSQSDANSEGSQLPAEERIELWCNDVVVDPNMDLRTVRHFIWKQSTDLTFQYKTKQNFNFDGSIGDSLERVTRKY
- the LOC132793949 gene encoding F-box/LRR-repeat protein 6; translation: MDTDNVQAHSDHSLSVKQLNATVSNAIVDINTLTPSTPSQTPPQLLAAEASATAAAAATATTSAIPENILSPPKSETQTDETNTATSTSCSPASEGQRSPVGETETQMPQAKEPTTAKQELLDQATATATTVNGTIPKSGGKPLVTALNKKLNKSASTSPRASRTRKPKALPMYESEISDNKVGIKLCIKKSDAVATATELSMGATAAVTSPTVAHKPAAPSKPARKRVRKPKPQDSDDGESEPRKKKGGGGGSGGSSNNGERQKKISTSSSTDKEPVEQSAWGLKLPEEVLFRIFQLVVDKEGCLPTLFRLGRVCSLWRQVSLRPTLWRTMDLTTWIKEKYRTELKLKWFVDNRCSACTELNVSNWKVTDINCFLLKLSNGCPNLTGITLAGWKSLTTDQLSFLVDNMQKLQRIDLSSINVEMNASKSAVGINSLCSALQVMGSRLTHLYLAHNRLAGIPNIVSILAAHCPNLTLLDLSNVTTQATSHGVLNIEKLQHGCQKLKVLRVTNSHITPSTANMQEIMDSPGFPDLEELSVAALTDEARIISDDHLQRILKSSSKLKLLDVRNCTRLTHESLIRLPAWDIKHLFLSGCSVTRDVGSGLELIASKWAHSLIELDLAWANVQQPIDNALRALAEKGSESPLAHLNLCGSSVSEEAVKEILTNCVHMSSINLASCRGLPRGVKRLMQGPQELHELREVLGVQLRVQ